The following proteins are encoded in a genomic region of Candidatus Bathyarchaeota archaeon:
- a CDS encoding DUF5752 family protein has protein sequence MSNPQTSRILRTLPREKAFYFFTSIGNYTGKSATSLEEFVKEILDVNIKSLEFHLYRDDFEKWIAQTLEDNVLANKIKQLKALKPIGIDLRDRLYLIVSKHHENLKTPPRPTTTPTSTTPTYTKPKPTTITFGKTQSQSTVETQAKE, from the coding sequence TTGAGTAACCCCCAAACATCCAGAATCCTAAGAACCCTACCTAGAGAAAAAGCATTTTACTTCTTCACCTCAATAGGAAACTACACAGGAAAAAGCGCCACATCACTAGAAGAATTCGTCAAAGAAATCCTAGACGTAAACATCAAATCATTAGAATTCCATCTCTACCGAGACGACTTCGAAAAATGGATAGCTCAGACCCTTGAAGACAATGTATTGGCCAACAAAATCAAACAACTCAAAGCACTGAAACCAATAGGAATAGACCTAAGAGACCGTCTCTACCTAATCGTTTCAAAACACCACGAAAACCTCAAAACACCACCTCGTCCCACAACAACTCCAACCTCAACAACACCAACCTACACCAAACCCAAACCCACCACAATAACATTCGGAAAAACACAATCACAAAGCACCGTAGAAACGCAAGCCAAAGAATAA